The proteins below are encoded in one region of Oncorhynchus masou masou isolate Uvic2021 chromosome 15, UVic_Omas_1.1, whole genome shotgun sequence:
- the LOC135555432 gene encoding probable ATP-dependent RNA helicase DDX5 isoform X1 — MPGFSDRDRGRDRGYGSGPPRFGGGGRGGGGGGKFGNPGDRLRKKHWNLDELSKFEKNFYQEHPDVTRRSPQEVAQYRSTKAVTVKGRDCPNPIMKFHEASFPTYVMDVINKAGWSEPTPIQAQGWPLALSGKDMVGIAQTGSGKTLSYLLPAIVHINHQPFLERGDGPICLVLAPTRELAQQVQQVAAEYGRASRLKSVCVYGGAPKGPQLRDLDRGVEICIATPGRLIDFLEAGKTNMRRCTYLVLDEADRMLDMGFEPQIRKIVDQIRPDRQTLMWSATWPKEVRQLAEDFLKDYVQINVGALQLSANHNILQIVDVCNDGEKEDKLLRLLEEIMSEKENKTIIFTETKRRCDEITRRMRRDGWPAMGIHGDKSQQERDWVLNEFKFGKAPILIATDVASRGLDVEDVKFVINFDYPNNSEDYIHRIGRTARSQKTGTAYTFFTPNNMRQASDLVAVLREANQAINPKLLQMADRGGHSRGGRGGSGFRDDRRDRYSSGGRRDFSSFRDRDNDRGFDSGPKKVFGTNSQSGGYGASGFDKSGNGFGGGYGSNGQSNYGASQAGVFPTQNFQAPQFSANQGGAQSGMSHQQFPFTQQQAPQPMVPYPMPPQFPQ, encoded by the exons ATGCCAGGATTTTCAGACAGAGATCGTGGTAGAGATAGAGG ATATGGCAGTGGACCACCTCGTTTTGGAGGCGGTggaagaggtggtggtggtggggggaagtTTGGTAATCCCGGTGATCGACTGCGCAAGAAGCACTGGAACCTTGACGAGCTCTCTAAATTTGAAAAGAACTTTTACCAAGAGCACCCAGATGTTACTCGGAGATCTCCG CAAGAGGTTGCACAGTACAGAAGTACTAAAGCAGTTACTGTGAAGGGGAGGGACTGCCCTAATCCAATTATGAAGTTCCATGAAGCCAGTTTTCCAA CCTACGTGATGGATGTCATTAACAAAGCAGGCTGGTCAGAACCAACACCGATCCAAGCACAGGGTTGGCCACTGGCTTTGAGTGGCAAGGACATGGTTGGTATTGCACAGACAGGCTCTGGGAAAACTCTCTCG TACTTGTTGCCAGCAATCGTGCACATTAATCACCAGCCTTTCCTGGAACGTGGAGATGGCCCTATT TGCTTAGTGCTTGCCCCGACCCGTGAGCTGGCTCAGCAGGTCCAGCAGGTGGCAGCAGAGTATGGCAGAGCTTCTCGCCTGaagtctgtctgtgtttatggggGTGCGCCCAAAGGGCCACAGCTCCGTGACCTGGATAGAG GTGTGGAGATTTGCATTGCTACACCTGGCAGGCTTATTGACTTCCTGGAGGCAGGAAAGACCAACATGCGCAGATGCACTTACCTGGTACTGGATGAGGCTGACCGAATGCTCGACATGGGTTTCGAACCACAAATCCGAAAAATTGTGGACCAAATCAGA CCTGATCGACAGACGCTGATGTGGAGTGCCACTTGGCCCAAAGAGGTGCGCCAGCTGGCAGAGGACTTCCTGAAGGACTACGTCCAGATCAATGTGGGAGCTCTGCAGCTGAGTGCCAACCACAACATCTTGCAGATCGTGGATGTTTGCAATGATGGCGAGAAAGAAGACAA ACTCCTCCGCCTTCTAGAGGAGATCATGAGTGAGAAGGAGAACAAAACCATAATCTTTACAGAGACCAAGAGGAGATGTGACGAGATCACTAGGAGGATGAGGCGGGATGG TTGGCCAGCAATGGGCATCCATGGAGACAAGAGCCAGCAGGAGAGGGACTGGGTGCTCAATG AGTTCAAGTTTGGAAAGGCGCCAATTCTCATTGCCACAGACGTCGCCTCCAGGGGTCTAG ATGTTGAAGATGTGAAATTTGTCATCAACTTTGACTACCCCAACAACTCTGAGGACTATATCCACCGCATTGGCAGAACTGCCCGGAGCCAAAAGACTGGCACAGCCTACACCTTCTTCACCCCCAACAACATGAGGCAGGCCAGCGACCTCGTTGCTGTGCTCCGTGAGGCCAACCAGGCCATCAACCCTAAACTCCTCCAGATGGCGGACAGAGGAG GTCATTCAAGGGGAGGCAGAGGTGGTAGTGGATTTAGGGATGACCGCCGGGACAGGTACTCCTCCGGGGGCAGGCGTGACTTCAGTAGCTTTAGGGACAGGGACAACGATAGAGGTTTTGACAGTGGACCAAAGAAAGTCTTTGGCACAAATTCACAGAGTGGAGGTTATGGGGCAAGTGGCTTTGACAAAAGCGGCAATGGTTTTGGCGGCGGCTACGGCAGCAACGGCCAGTCAAACTATGGTGCCAGCCAGGCCGGGGTGTTCCCAACGCAGAACTTCCAGGCCCCACAGTTTAGTGCCAACCAAGGCGGTGCACAGAGTGGCATGAGCCATCAACAGTTCCCCTTCACACAGCAACAAGCACCACAGCCCATGGTGCCTTACCCAATGCCCCCTCAATTCCCACAGTAA
- the LOC135555432 gene encoding probable ATP-dependent RNA helicase DDX5 isoform X2, with product MPGFSDRDRGRDRGYGSGPPRFGGGGRGGGGGGKFGNPGDRLRKKHWNLDELSKFEKNFYQEHPDVTRRSPQEVAQYRSTKAVTVKGRDCPNPIMKFHEASFPTYVMDVINKAGWSEPTPIQAQGWPLALSGKDMVGIAQTGSGKTLSYLLPAIVHINHQPFLERGDGPICLVLAPTRELAQQVQQVAAEYGRASRLKSVCVYGGAPKGPQLRDLDRGVEICIATPGRLIDFLEAGKTNMRRCTYLVLDEADRMLDMGFEPQIRKIVDQIRPDRQTLMWSATWPKEVRQLAEDFLKDYVQINVGALQLSANHNILQIVDVCNDGEKEDKLLRLLEEIMSEKENKTIIFTETKRRCDEITRRMRRDGWPAMGIHGDKSQQERDWVLNEFKFGKAPILIATDVASRGLDVEDVKFVINFDYPNNSEDYIHRIGRTARSQKTGTAYTFFTPNNMRQASDLVAVLREANQAINPKLLQMADRGGKSNWSFKGRQRW from the exons ATGCCAGGATTTTCAGACAGAGATCGTGGTAGAGATAGAGG ATATGGCAGTGGACCACCTCGTTTTGGAGGCGGTggaagaggtggtggtggtggggggaagtTTGGTAATCCCGGTGATCGACTGCGCAAGAAGCACTGGAACCTTGACGAGCTCTCTAAATTTGAAAAGAACTTTTACCAAGAGCACCCAGATGTTACTCGGAGATCTCCG CAAGAGGTTGCACAGTACAGAAGTACTAAAGCAGTTACTGTGAAGGGGAGGGACTGCCCTAATCCAATTATGAAGTTCCATGAAGCCAGTTTTCCAA CCTACGTGATGGATGTCATTAACAAAGCAGGCTGGTCAGAACCAACACCGATCCAAGCACAGGGTTGGCCACTGGCTTTGAGTGGCAAGGACATGGTTGGTATTGCACAGACAGGCTCTGGGAAAACTCTCTCG TACTTGTTGCCAGCAATCGTGCACATTAATCACCAGCCTTTCCTGGAACGTGGAGATGGCCCTATT TGCTTAGTGCTTGCCCCGACCCGTGAGCTGGCTCAGCAGGTCCAGCAGGTGGCAGCAGAGTATGGCAGAGCTTCTCGCCTGaagtctgtctgtgtttatggggGTGCGCCCAAAGGGCCACAGCTCCGTGACCTGGATAGAG GTGTGGAGATTTGCATTGCTACACCTGGCAGGCTTATTGACTTCCTGGAGGCAGGAAAGACCAACATGCGCAGATGCACTTACCTGGTACTGGATGAGGCTGACCGAATGCTCGACATGGGTTTCGAACCACAAATCCGAAAAATTGTGGACCAAATCAGA CCTGATCGACAGACGCTGATGTGGAGTGCCACTTGGCCCAAAGAGGTGCGCCAGCTGGCAGAGGACTTCCTGAAGGACTACGTCCAGATCAATGTGGGAGCTCTGCAGCTGAGTGCCAACCACAACATCTTGCAGATCGTGGATGTTTGCAATGATGGCGAGAAAGAAGACAA ACTCCTCCGCCTTCTAGAGGAGATCATGAGTGAGAAGGAGAACAAAACCATAATCTTTACAGAGACCAAGAGGAGATGTGACGAGATCACTAGGAGGATGAGGCGGGATGG TTGGCCAGCAATGGGCATCCATGGAGACAAGAGCCAGCAGGAGAGGGACTGGGTGCTCAATG AGTTCAAGTTTGGAAAGGCGCCAATTCTCATTGCCACAGACGTCGCCTCCAGGGGTCTAG ATGTTGAAGATGTGAAATTTGTCATCAACTTTGACTACCCCAACAACTCTGAGGACTATATCCACCGCATTGGCAGAACTGCCCGGAGCCAAAAGACTGGCACAGCCTACACCTTCTTCACCCCCAACAACATGAGGCAGGCCAGCGACCTCGTTGCTGTGCTCCGTGAGGCCAACCAGGCCATCAACCCTAAACTCCTCCAGATGGCGGACAGAGGAGGTAAATCTAATTG GTCATTCAAGGGGAGGCAGAGGTGGTAG